One Heterodontus francisci isolate sHetFra1 chromosome 3, sHetFra1.hap1, whole genome shotgun sequence DNA window includes the following coding sequences:
- the fam110c gene encoding protein FAM110C yields the protein MPTDISHTPSMQPEVSSSLPLRILNKGPSYLRRQMEGNNRSRLSAVERLAADKGKYVKSKQVMGCKQEPAGFGSSASEGSSSIESCPGHSGEKPGSPGSGHLFQTPFHQGIEPAATIRRSKRQLRPDSLVIYRQKCEFVKGGSGGGELARGSQSLVRRLFQGSSRDKQLASPEVPKVIIKEGSLERDCPAGEPQGIAMPPPAAVPERLRGRGLHRSQSDISSRYSKAYSEFDSFFKYCGLEPEVIEDLGRENFTSASDSIALKIRSISMPDSESDFSRHSGDNERLLEEALSEHTSSSLSVIERNARVIKWLYGCKKAKESKAAELV from the coding sequence ATGCCGACTGACATCTCCCACACTCCGAGTATGCAGCCAGAGGTCAGCTCTTCCCTGCCCCTGAGaatcctgaacaagggacccagttacCTCCGCAGGCAGATGGAGGGCAACAACCGGAGCCGGCTGAGCGCCGTGGAGAGGCTGGCAGCCGACAAGGGCAAGTACGTGAAGAGCAAGCAGGTGATGGGCTGCAAGCAGGAGCCGGCGGGCTTCGGCAGCTCGGCTTCGGAGGGTAGCAGCAGCATCGAGAGCTGCCCCGGACACAGCGGCGAGAAGCCAGGGTCGCCCGGCTCAGGCCACCTCTTCCAGACGCCCTTCCACCAGGGAATAGAGCCGGCAGCCACCATCAGACGCTCCAAGAGGCAGTTGAGGCCGGACTCGCTGGTCATCTACCGGCAGAAGTGCGAGTTTGTGAAGGGGGGCAGCGGCGGCGGCGAGTTGGCCAGGGGCAGCCAGAGCCTGGTCCGGAGACTCTTCCAGGGCTCCAGCCGGGACAAGCAACTGGCTTCCCCCGAGGTGCCCAAGGTCATCATCAAGGAAGGCAGCCTGGAGAGGGACTGTCCGGCCGGGGAGCCCCAGGGCATAGCCATGCCGCCCCCTGCAGCAGTCCCCGAGCGGCTGAGGGGGAGGGGGCTGCACCGCTCGCAGTCCGACATCAGCTCCAGGTACTCTAAAGCCTACTCGGAGTTTGACAGCTTCTTCAAGTACTGCGGCCTGGAGCCCGAGGTGATCGAGGACCTGGGCCGGGAGAACTTCACGTCCGCCTCCGACAGCATCGCCCTCAAGATCCGCAGTATCAGTATGCCCGACTCGGAGAGCGACTTCTCCCGGCACAGCGGCGACAATGAGCGGCTGCTGGAGGAGGCACTGAGCGAGCATACCTCCTCCAGCCTGTCTGTCATCGAGCGCAACGCCCGGGTCATCAAGTGGCTGTACGGCTGCAAGAAAGCCAAGGAATCCAAGGCTGCTGAGCTCGTATAG